From Zea mays cultivar B73 chromosome 3, Zm-B73-REFERENCE-NAM-5.0, whole genome shotgun sequence:
ttcTATTTCACttccattttctatttttgtttctttttatttccttttcttttgaaccaACAATTTGCTAAATAATCTTAAGTGTTAaaaataatctatgtgaggtgtttctaacaatccaagtgtatgcatatgatgagatggcCTAAAGATGGAGTTTAGGGAGAAAATAGAAATAAGGGGGGGGTttggagattagggttccaaaccttgggttaagatttttgggatgttacatccACTCTGCAAACAATATAGTCTACAGTGCAAAACAATGTTTAGGGTAATCATATGCGTGAGCTGCTGGTGTTTGACATAGTCTAATAGGCAATGTATTGAGTTTTTAGTATAATTTTAACAAATCAGTGGACTAATTTAGACCGTGAGAAGTTCATGGGGCTGGTACACCCGTCCCTTTGAACCCGATGAGGACTAATTTTTCTTTGTTTCAATCTCCGTGAGGACTAAATTACTCATATACCCAACCTTTAAGACTGTCTCCAGTGGATCGTGCATACAATTATGCAAAACACTATTTTACACTATAGACCACATTGTTCATATAGTGAGGTTTGAAATAGTATATGTGATTATAAATAGGATTGATAAGATGTTGAAGACAATCTAATAAGGGGTTGTTTGGATCCTTTCATTTTGGAGGAATGGAAATCTACTTAATAGAGTATGTTATTTGGCTTGGAATTTGATATTCCACCACTTTCTAAAGGTACTTAAGCTCATCTCAAATTCATAGGATGAGTAATAGAAATTGATTTTATGTATCACCATACTACGCTTTTTACTCAGCAATTTATAACATGTTCTTTAGCACGCTCCCCTATAGTAGAAATATATTACTAAACTAGGTATGTGCCTATGTGTTGCCACGAGGCGGGAGAGCATGGGGAGCGGCGCCTAGGCTACAAATATAATTATTCTTTATTTTGAACACTAAGTTACATGTGGTCTGATGGTTAACCCCAAATTTCTAGAGTAGAGGGGCATGGGTTCGAGTGCTCGCTTTGCACTATTTTTTGTCGGCGCTGGACGTGGGGAGGGTGAAGCCATGGTAGCACAGGTGgccacattaggttcttaatagagtagtatagatatcTTCCATATATGGTCAACAATAGTCTTTATTACTTTAAAGCACCGGTTTAATGTGTCGTGTGTCGTATGTCACGTGCGAAGCACATATGTCTGTCCCTCTCCCCCGCTTCTCGCCTAACAATGGCCCAATAAACTGAGCCATGAGAAACCATTCAAGCCCAACACGACAGGAAGCCACATGTAGCGCAACACTTCCACAAATTGCTAGGTGAAGGAGGACGAACGAGTGAACAAGCTATAAAAAGAGAGGCCACACTCCTTTTTAACTCATATCTTTCTTGACCTTTTGGCTGAGATAAATTGTAATGTTTTGTTTTTATCAATTTAAAATATGATATGTAAACCATGTATTCATTTTGACAATAAATTTATTTTTATGGATATTAAATATAATTGTGCGTCATTGCAGGGCACTAGCACTATActagtatataaatatatttcaCATAAAACTATATTAGCTAAATTGATCTTTGCTAAATTATGATTATTAATGGAATTTAATTCCAAGAATCTAAATGGGGCCTTAAAAAATACGTACAGAAATTTGAGGATCAACTCTCCGTTGCCATCTCTAGAAGTGACCTACATTACGAAGATAGGAGCGGAAGAGTGTGAGTGCGAGTGGGGCAATTATGTGGGCTTGTAGTTGGGACTTATTGAATGGGCTGACCTACATTACAAAGACAAGAGCGGAAGAGTGTGAGTGCGAGTGTGGTGACTAAGTGGACTTATAGTTGGGACATATTGAATGGGCCAAATGAAATCAAGTGGAGAAATTTTTTGGCTCTTTAATACTCACTCctattaagtaaccctagttagggttatgtgggcaaatacctgctttgcccctaaggggtctcacatctctatataaggaacttgTACACCACCTCATAagatagagaagagaaagaggccagaggcccaaccctataccctgtgtctcgtgtgtttcctctatcGTGCTTATAAGAAGGGAGACGGGTCTTCTACAGCTTCTCGCGCCTCtattgctgacgggagggaagggagcggatctggtgatccgtggtgacgtagttctcaacacgttatcaccACGCTCTACCTCAACGTTGCTGcgagatcagatctgcatcaactctccgtcaagccggcaggtctccggcctagccgaactgtcctacgcgacaggcttcgaTTCCCCTCTACACAGTCGAGCGGTATGTTTTGAATCTATTGTTCGCTGTGAAGATTGAAGAACAAATTGAGTTGTATAAAGTGGTGAAAAGATTGTTGCGGCGGTGGCTCGTCCGCACGCTCCTCTGGTATATCTTTCTACTATTTATGCTCTGCCTCGCCGTCGGAGGACGGATCCATGGCTCGTCGGGGCGCTCTGTTGCCTGCCTTGTGCATAGCGACTTGGCCGGATCAGGACTTCCACGCCCTGCGCGTAGCAGATGGAGGTGCATGCACTGAAGAACGGTGTGGCTGGGTCCAATCCACATCAATTTCGGCGGCGGGTGCGCACTAGTGGCGAGTTTTGCGCATGCAAACGCTCGCATGCAGCTGCATGGCATGGCATGCACGGCTTGCAGCATCCCATGGATTTGAACTTTCCTCTGGCTTTTGGCCCTTTTTCAATTTCAAGTGACGTGACGTGCTACATCATAGGGTAGGCACACACATCAAGCTTCATGCATATGGACAAATAAAAATGGTACCCGATCAGTGTCTGAGAAAAGGAAAAATCTCATGTTTATACAGTTTTCCTTATATTTTATATAAATAGAATATAGCATGTTTTATGTTGCAATTTCTTCTTTAACTAATTATTTCATGCAGTGAATATATATTTGAAAAAATGCATGCTTAAATATGGGGAAAATACCTTTTAGCACCCGATGTGCTTATGTTCGTGTATTAATTCCAATATTATTTTTCTACTTTATTTCTTGTATAAATAGTAGGAAACTAATAAAATGCATGTGAAGACTATATTGCGCATAATCAAATCGCTCTAAACATTTGCAATACGTTGAGCCTTTGGACTCACCCCGAGCGATTAAATGATATAGTGGGTACTCGGGCGTGCCGATCGGGCTACATTATTCATTGGCTGAGTTATGACATTGGCTGAGCAATGGCTACGCCCTGAACACGACACAATATTTGTGTCGTTCGAACTTGGTtgtgtcatgtgattgctatgtcgcgctcTCTCTTAATCGGATCGGTCCCGTTGAGTCGGACCACCATCGCCGAGTTACACATTTTCGTAGGCCCTAACCATGTGTCGCAATCATTGAGtcacaattgcgcctgttgcgcatGTTGTGCAGATTTATCGTGTACGCCGACTACCGAGACATAATTGCGTCTGTCACGCTTGTTACGGAGGCTTGTTGTGTTGTTGTGACCCTGATGGCCACACACGCATTGATGCCAGatacgctagagcttgtactcgtgTGGATTGCggtgggttgttcaagcccctaaagtcacattatacgtaaccttcgtaaacaattttgtttgcctatatattttatttgattgtgttgtgtggcatcatatatttatttatattgccaagtggccataacaactatatcaagctctatagtgcttggaaatctgggaaattaaattgaaatacaattaaacacagataagttaattttctgctctctcctcatgcataattttttacccgaagtaacccgaagatatataatataatgcatgaaagcctttttggcatagaagacatcacaaattgggattttattagtaagcaaaaggccttaccaaataatttaagactataaatctcagccatacattgctcaaccagatgttggcaCATTGCTATTTGTTGCTGAATGACATAAAGCGAACTTTGAGATAAATGGCTACTAcgttagcaacacgaagttgcgagtacatcgaaaggtcattctgagaattttttcacaatgtttgtgtgaaaaaccattgtgtgttcccgtcgaaccactttactcgtcctatctaggacctctatgcttgtgttgcatacatctctcagaattgtaaatacttatagtcgtTGAATTGACTTGGGATAGTCCTTTGACTGGTATGGTATACAGTAAACCAAATGGTAAAGGTCAATACTGAATGGAAATAAAATTGGGGGCTTATGTAGCAGAACTACATTGGATTTCACCCATTGACATGCTTACCATAATCTATATATGATCTACCAGAAGTAAGAAGAgtagaaaaatagccatgaaatctCACATCAacacagagcttgaagctaaattagacattaatATGTCCTTGGTCCTTGGCACCAGAAGAGCCACAAGTCTTGACCACAAGATTGTAAGTGGTGATAATTTGTGATAAAAATATAAAGATCTTATGGAGACCTGTTGCATTCTCCCTAGTCATGATGACTCCTTCATATGAGAGCAGtattatctgttgttgaagacggATCCTAGGCGGACACCAGTCCTATTtcattcttgccaagcagttatcatcatttgcttcatcaaaagctagttatatggtgattttcccagataaaatgaattcctggccttgtctgttctattccaaagcttctctttttgccgaacaacgaagagatcgaaataatgctttatagaacaatttggtatataatatgaggagaaatgtttgtcttactggcaacaccacaaattaataactattgttataaattctctctcaaaattataatacctaaaaatgttgcataaatcgatacccaatttcagaatggtatgagtaattgggtaaaccataggCATTAataaaacgagctggactatacatctctgcatataaaagtctctgcttggcagcattggcctgatgtcgtgcactttactaccaatataaacacacatttttcctatgtgcctcaaagcacaatgcaaccagtgaatgtccttgtgagcgctagaccctgatggtcattttacttgttgatctgaagtcaactaatagctccaaacgacgaatggtatGCATGACCCCTGAAGGgcccttatggataaaatagtgttgcgcatatcaatctaaatcttaatgattgactatgcatttggtagtaataataataagtttgcagaattgtaaccatgaagcaacttgttgttgcgtgtctcgctggatgttgagactaacccttcatgttgaaggacaaatatgtagtattcatgccactacattaatctaagtccaatgcTCACTGCATAAAATCCCTATctataatgtgcgtaagatttccaaataaatcaccacaatagcatacattgcccacaactggatgatcgtggttggggattttatctgtatgcttttagaacatctcggcattagggggaggaatgcccatatagtgtaatgcctcaacattctattaaacgcacaaaagccaaactgaatatgtcgttcggtgtgtactcctatgtatatggagtttgccagaaatcgttgaggagtaaccatattggtctgaatgcttctacctgatgtagatgtggatatacccgggattaatataatatccacatttgacttattggcatttgatctattcttggggacgcctgcgaatatgatctgttggtcttagtcaaagcatatattctgattgcagattcacgtggtatgtaataactctcctccaatgaactcgccctgctggtgatttgcctcacgaagaggttcatcttgatgatgaaattcctagcaatgcgcgcaatatcattgtgctaggaatatgaaacaatgaatctttcgttttgagaaatgacggagatcattattaaatgtgggagacaaatgtgtcgacacctatcttgcctctctagattgcaaagggatccaaaacaaagtcctaggcatgagtgcttgcaACTCTCTTCGGGTCATTGATAattgcaatcgaggctgaaccaataatcgcaaaataaaAGTCACGAGcatgaagttcggacatttatgggcactactgaaataatgtgtggtgaatgtgatggttcaagtggtcttgtgagagacccatcccacatatgtgttgaataaacactgttccgctatgtaatatatctggcaaatggcatgaattaaaatatgcagttaataggattctgaagatccgtcatgagatcctaggaggacccatatctttgaattataaatatgcaacatataaatttcgtaccgaataatacattcctgacgaatgaacactctcctatgtagagagaatatctcctagatgagattatagttccttaatggaacctttccagaagaaataaagttcgtgttaaacaccaaagtttgataatctctaaaaagggataaagacccatacagacccgagaaggaataagatgaggtaccaaaggacttgaagttcaccgaataagcacatgtgcattacacgatctttactcatggtattttccactagatgtggaattacggtatcctctaaagccacgatggtagaaacctataaggtttaggtgttactgacaaaatatccccattgtgccagaatgacatactataacgatatatctgatcgatgaaaaatccctgatggattacgatctttgatggacttttgttacaccatcatagatgttgcaaaggatgaacgcctggagcgatgtgtcatatttagaatatataCTATtttaactatattatcccctaagtcctattgaaggacatgttgtttgctttgcacaactatgtataaattgtggtgtaagatagaaaatggtagcaccccaacctcatccattctcgttatttcAGATGAataatgagacatatatcttgaagaatatgcttgagttatgagggataacgattTTGGCAGATGTCAtcatcagggggagcgaatgcttatattgatcacaactgtgagacaataaatgtcatattctatgccctgaaggcgtgagcttgatgatcaatatatgAACTTTtgtggaactttctatcaaatatatagatccagtcggTTGAACACCATCAGTCAAAATGGCTtgtttatattgatacgtgcacttacctcgtatatcctagaagtgagtagaggtaaagttcctgaaatagtccttgcaaggatatgcaatctgtttgctaaatctttatgtgcatatacttctagaagaagatgttttgtcttatggatacggttttgcaaggatcagggggagcacatttctaaagttagcccttgtagaagattcgatagaatctagatcccaaaggatcgaaatctgtcccgatgacagttgttgtactctttttcccttggtgagttttcttaaagtttctcacatgaggtttttaatgaggcaacaaagtgcaaatgtaatttgtatcaccatgcactctttctccatattttcccactgggttttttggagttttaacgaggcatgtgttggtcgcgctattcgcccaagggggagtgttaagtaaccctagttagggttatgtgggcaaatacctgctttgcccctgaggggtctcacatctctatataaggaacttgTACACCACCTCATAagatagagaagagaaagaggccagaggcccaactctATAccctgtgtctcgtgtgtttcctctgtcgtgcttatgagaagggagacgggtcttctacagcttctcgcgcctctactgctgacgggagggaagggagcggatctggtgatccgtggtgacgtagttctcaacaacTCCGTCCTAAATAAATTATAATTCGTTTAACTTTTTTATGCCACATTTGACCGGATCATCATATTTTTTTTTGCGAAAAATACAAAATTCAAAGCCACATTTAAaatatattatatgctaaacaatatcaCAGCAAAAATTAACAATAATTATGattttttttgaataagacgagccgATCAGACTTAGAGtaaaaaagtcaaacgaattataaattagaGATATAGAAAAAGTTTAAATAGGCGTGCGATCATCAAACTTGTATCATCTAGGACTATGAATTTGTAATTGTAAATAACGTGCATATCCCTAGGCCTACTAGTTTGTGTTATCTGGATCTATAATTTTTATAAGCGTGTCCCTAGTTCTACTAAACCATGTCATTTAAGTCCAAAGCTAAACATATGAACACTGGTTTATTTTTATTTAAAAGAAGAACACTGGAAGGAAGCTAGGCCCATACTTGGCCTACATAGCTATGCacaatttatttattttttcgtTCTTCTGAAAAGCCCAAAGGCTCAGCATTGCTAGACAAGTTAAGACTCATATTGAGCTTACTTTCGTCGGCCAACAACTGACAGCCCACGTCTAAATTTAGCCGAAAGGAACCCAACCCACGAAGCATCCGCCACAGCCGAACTGGCCCGATGTCGCTGGTTGCCTACGatgcctcctccgatgaggaagaCGCCGGCGAGCCTGCCGCCGCCGCGGCGCCACACCCTGCCCCCATCGGTCCGCAGCCAAGGCCTCCGTCTCCTACGGCAGTGAGCCCTGCTCCTCGGCCTACGCCTACGCTTacgccgccgccgccagcagcCAGCCAGTAAGCTTCCCCCTCGCTGTCTTGTCTCTCTAGGGTTTCGCTTGTAGCGACGGCCGTTGCTTGGTATGTCACAAGCTGACGGGGCTGACTGATTGAGCGTGCTGTACTGAAAGTTGAAGCTACTGGCTATCGAATCACTGTACTAGCAAACCCTGCATCAATACGAGCTGCAATCCATTGTTTCGCTTTACTCCATAGCTCACGGTAGCGCGACATATCTCGTAGGAAGGTTCAATTCGGAATAATTACTGGCATGTATGCGTTTTTTTTCAATGTGCACCTTTAGGGATGCTATTTGTCATGGCCCATACTTGACTCTGACCATGACAAAGGAGACAGTCGGCTGGACGCGGGTGTTTGACGTGTGTATCGTTGATTTGAATATAATAGCGTTGTGTAAGCAGATGTGAGTGGGCCGTGAAGTTGGGCCGGATTGTTTGGGCGCCTATATAGGCTGCTCTGTTGTAACAGAGAAGGGCAGAACTTTTGAAATAACAGAACTCAGTTTCCAGTAACCAATTCACCTCACGGTGTGTTCATCGGCGATCTCTTGGTGACGACTGCGCGCACTCACGTCGGCGACGCCGCGCCGGCCAAGGGTCgtgacaagtggtatcaaagccgatcATCTTCGGCCTCACTTCTTCTACTTGTGCGCTTCTCCACGCCTGCGATCTTCACCTATAGAGTTGTTGGAAGCCACCGCACGCAAGCTATTCAACGCATTGCAGCAGATGGCCGCCGCCACGCCACAGCACGACGACGAACGCGTCTTCAAGGTGTGGCCTATCTTCGACGAGGAATGCATCTTCGATGGAGAGCCTATTTACGACGAGGATCCCAACGGTCTCATCACTGAGAGCGTCGACGTGTTTGGCTCTTCGGGTGCCCCGATGTACGACGACGTCTTCGCCACAAGCGCCTGCTCCGGGGTGTCTTCTCCTTCCTACGATGAAGACCTACTCGGCGTGTTCGGGATTTTCGTTCCCGACTGCGAGCAGTTCGACGACAAGCGGACGGTCCAAACCCGCTTCGACACCGCGCCGTGCATGGAGTCGGAGGAGACTCGCCAGTCTCTCCTTGTCGTCAACCACTTCCTCAACCACACCATCGCCCAGGCCCTCGTCGCTGACGGCGCCGACCACTGTTTTGGCGAGGAGCTCTGCTTCAGCGAGGAGCTCGACACCGATCAGACCACGGAATTCCAGTACTGCGACGGCAACCACGTCGGAGCCGAGATCCGTGCACACAGGACCGAGGCGTGCGAGGGTTGGGACATCTGTCAGGTGGTCGACCACAACGTGGACGCTGCACCGGTGGCCGACAGCTTCCTCGCGCTCTCACCTGCGAACAAACTCCGCTTCGACATGCCCGATGGGATGCAGGGTGGCTTAATCGCTTCCAATCACCTCCAGGGAAAAGTGGCGCTCGACCTCCCCATCAGCAAGCATGTTTTCGATGGCGCCAGCATCGACGGGAAACCGTGCTTGCGGGCACACACGCTGAGGAGCATCGCGGAGGAAGCGCAAGCGCTGGAGGCAACGTTTCCCATATTCCACGCCCAGACACTCAACGTGCTCTGCGGCACCATCCCGAGCTACTGTTTCACCATCGCGCTCATCGCCGTCGACGGCCACTTCAACCTCTAGCACCTCGACCCGCTCCCGCTCATTCCTTACATCCACGTGGCTCCATTTCTGGCTTCTTCTATCCTTCAGTTGGTGGGGTCTGCAGAGGAGGAGGAGGTTCTCACCAACTCGCCCAACAGGTGTTTGGTGAATTGCTTCAATCTCATACAAAGTTGTTTCAGCAGGGATGCAGTGTCACATCGGCAGCCTTGGCCACCACCTCATATGCATGTTGAGTCTGGGTGGGACAGTGCTGATTTACGTCCAATTTCGTGGCCGTCTTTCACCATAGTAGTTCATGATTCAGCAGTGCTCATGTTATGGCCGAAAGGAGTGCATGTTGTTGCTACATTCTATCATCGAGGAGTTCACGAGTTGGTGCAACCTTTGTCAGCCCGAGTAACTGATGGACAACGCTATAGGCCTATGAAGGTGGATGGGGCTCCCAAATGGATGGTGATTCAATACCATGGTGCAGCTACCTGTTTACCCGGCGTTCAACCTTCTGTTTCCACAGGAGCGGTAGTGGAGCTGTTGTTGCTCTCGGCTGCAAGTGCTGCTATGGTCGGAATGAAGATTGTTGATGTTGGAATTGATAGTGGTGCTAACAGGGTGCAGCTCGCGGGCAAGCTCAAGATATCCAAGACCGACCAGTTTGACTCCGACGCCTACGTGCAGTCCAAGTGCTGCGCCATGGATGAGAAGGAAGTAAGGCACCTGTGTTCTTACCTGCAAGATCTAAAGAAGACTTCTGCTGAAGTGATGCGCAGAAGTGTTCGTGCAAATTATGTTGTATTCATCAAAACATCAAAGGAGATATCAGACCTTGAAGGGAAGCTACTGTCAGTTAGAAATTTGCCAAGTACACAGTCGGCATTAATCCATGGTCTATCCGAAGGGGTTCAGATAGATTCATTGGTCACAGGGCCTGAAGGTTCTGTTGAACAAGACATATCCGGTGCTGAAGATCAGAAGCCATCAAAAATATGGAAATGGTCCACAGAGTTCCCGAACATGCCTGATGTTCTGCTAGCCGAAAGAAGAGTGGATGAAGCACTAGACAGAAGTTTAGCAGTCAGTACTATAATATTTGCAAACTTTCATGCTTCCATTGTTTGGGGGTACTCTGGACGGGTTGTTCCTTATCACTGGTTCAAGAGCATGTTTGGGTGGACATATCTGAAAATCGGTGTTGATCAGTTGGTGCGGCAGTGTCCAGTTTTTGAACAAACTCAAGAAGAGCAGCAGTTTCCTGTTGGGTCATTGCATCCGTCTTACTTGAGTGGTTACTGCTTTAACTCATTGTATCGGTATGCGAGTGAAACCAACAGACTGGGTGCAACAGACAGAGACGGTGTACTTGTTGACGCTTATGCTCTCTAGATGGCTGGCAAACCACGGCTAGTCTCCTTGCCGCATCTGATTTCTGTGTACAAGGGTGAGACCGAGTATGTTGTGCTTGCACACGTAACCACGACAAGTCTACACATTGACGTGATGATGGTTGTTGCTGCTCTGAAAGAATTGGTTTCTCTAAggaatttcctaattgatttcctAGAGCCACTTGCGTTGAAATTTGGTTGGGATGCTAAGGGTGACGCGGGCCACCTGAATGCTAGGAATTGGTCCACTGCCACGTTAAGGAGGACGTTCTGACAGCTGCTCCAAGACTTTTTCAATGCCAAGAGTTGGGCAAGAACATCAACCTCAAGGAGCTGGAGTTCAGACTAGAGAACTGGTTTTGCAGGACCAAGCTATTCCTCAAGGTGTTGATCCAACGGTCAGAAATGTCAGAGCTCTCTATGTGGATGGATTTTCATGCAGCGAAGACTCATCTCTTTACTGTTGCCTTGCTTGGGGACAAGCAAGTTTTGGTGAGGGGGCATATGTCATGGCCCATACTTGACTCTGACCATGACAAAGGAGACAGTCGGCTGGACGCGGGTGTTTGACGTGTGTATCGTTGATTTGAATATAATAGCGTTGTGTAAGCAGATGTGAGTGGGCCGTGAAGTTGGGCCGGATTGTTTGGGCGCCTATATAGGCTGCTCTGTTGTAACAGAGAAGGGCAGAACTTTTGAAATAACAGAACTCAGTTTCCAGTAACCAATTCACCTCACGGTGTGTTCATCGGCGATCTCTTGGTGACGACTGCGCGCACTCACGTCGGCGACGCCGCGCCGGCCAAGGGTCGTGACACTATTATCTATGCTATGcagcttcaaaagtcaaaaccatGGGTTCTTCCCTTCTATACATATCTGGTCATCAGTATGTGCTTGCCCCTCTTTAGAGACGAGGGTACAGGTAAGACATCTCCACTTTACCTCTTTTTACCCTGTATAGATGTAGTATATTCAATCCACAAGCTTAGCAGCACTCACAACTGAACAGTGTAACTAAATGATAAGGTTAGTTCAGGGACATCTCATTGATCACGATGTTGTTCCCTATTTTGTAATGTTTAGAATGCTTAATGATGGCTCAATCGACCTCACGTAGAGTGCATTTTGTTTGTGGCGGAAGTAACTGTATGTTAActagttagtcacatataacttcTGGACTAATGCATTTTTCCTCTACTGCTACTGCATTGGGTTCTGCACAGTCCTTCCTCCTAATGCTCACCATGTACCACAAGTAGATGATCATTATGTTCTTCTTTAGCATGCCATCATAAATCAATCTGGAAATATTGTACTTATCTATAAGACCCAACTAATCTGGTGGTGGTTTTGGTGTAGCGCTAAATTTCTCTTATCATGGTTTATACATGCTGCTTATCATCAGAACGAGACACTAATCCACTAATATATTATGTGCCTATTCTGCTTCTTCTGTACGGGCCTGATAGTTTCTCTAAATTTTAACTAGCAAGAAAGAGCATATTTGCCTTGTGCCATTGTCCTTGATCTTCTGCCTTTTTTTAGAAAAAGGAATTAAATGGTACTCCTAACAGGATAAGTTGGATTATTAGATGCCCTGTGATGCTTTGGTTTATTGGGAAAAAAGATCGCAATTGATATTGGTTATTCAAAGCAGACACTTCCCTACTGCATTTAATCTTTACTGTATTTCCTTTGTTATGTTATATTTCATTGCCCCCTCTTTATTTTGGTTCCTGGCCTTGTTCTTTTGTTTCTTCTGATTCATTTTCAGTTCTAGCTGTGTGCTGAAGTGTTATTCTGGATGTATACTTGATTATTTGTCAGTTTCCTAAACGCACAGCACATTACTACCATTACTCCCCCCATTGCTATCTAGGTCTGATATGGTTTTTGTGAGTTCTTAACTTGTTGTTTTTGTCATTTTGGTCCAGGAGTGTAGCACCAATTAGTTCGAGTGATGTCTCTCTGCCCACATCATCATTAGATC
This genomic window contains:
- the LOC103650772 gene encoding uncharacterized protein LOC103650772, coding for MSLVAYDASSDEEDAGEPAAAAAPHPAPIGPQPRPPSPTAVSPAPRPTPTLTPPPPAASQSVAPISSSDVSLPTSSLDLPDVADLFAPPADNASRKRESNGSALHDSRNKFPRMQSQSQGIGSAAGNALIPPQLRGRSNVVTEDMSKLFVAKRKE
- the LOC103650772 gene encoding uncharacterized protein isoform X2; this encodes MAAATPQHDDERVFKVWPIFDEECIFDGEPIYDEDPNGLITESVDVFGSSGAPMYDDVFATSACSGVSSPSYDEDLLGVFGIFVPDCEQFDDKRTVQTRFDTAPCMESEETRQSLLVVNHFLNHTIAQALVADGADHCFGEELCFSEELDTDQTTEFQYCDGNHVGAEIRAHRTEACEGWDICQVVDHNVDAAPVADSFLALSPANKLRFDMPDGMQGGLIASNHLQGKVALDLPISKHVFDGASIDGKPCLRAHTLRSIAEEAQALEATFPIFHAQTLNVLCGTIPSYCFTIALIAVDGHFNL
- the LOC103650772 gene encoding uncharacterized protein isoform X1, translated to MHVESGWDSADLRPISWPSFTIVVHDSAVLMLWPKGVHVVATFYHRGVHELVQPLSARVTDGQRYRPMKVDGAPKWMVIQYHGAATCLPGVQPSVSTGAVVELLLLSAASAAMVGMKIVDVGIDSGANRVQLAGKLKISKTDQFDSDAYVQSKCCAMDEKEVRHLCSYLQDLKKTSAEVMRRSVRANYVVFIKTSKEISDLEGKLLSVRNLPSTQSALIHGLSEGVQIDSLVTGPEGSVEQDISGAEDQKPSKIWKWSTEFPNMPDVLLAERRVDEALDRSLAVSTIIFANFHASIVWGYSGRVVPYHWFKSMFGWTYLKIGVDQLVRQCPVFEQTQEEQQFPVGSLHPSYLSGYCFNSLYRYASETNRLGATDRDGVLVDAYAL